One genomic region from Populus nigra chromosome 8, ddPopNigr1.1, whole genome shotgun sequence encodes:
- the LOC133701601 gene encoding RNA-binding NOB1-like protein has product MENPSPAPPSTTQCWSNIVKNPQPSPPPAPSQQQQDQLYVESCKSTHGISVAVIDANAVIQGGEKLNNFADKFVTVPEVLAEIRDPVSRHRLAFIPFSIDCREPSPDSLNKVIKFARATGDLQTLSDVDLKLIALTYTLETQLHGTKHIRDAPPPVHTVNVKRLPEKDMPGWGSNVPNLEEWEALEQETGDGIDPSSKILPLKDISLNVMPADDQSEDGSMGTGGEANSENFEDVEHGSRKPRRFPPKKKDINLEGKKMVAGGIDASQGQFDDNAGDWMPAVSRSTHRRYLRRKGRRELNEALLEKDSQQDLEKSMDDSTIEVASVPDQVLHQSLISEESMMTEVKNCDGDVSLILKQMRLEEGSLEAAQGEKGENSTSVETEINDSRDMEASLDRIENIDVETRRVDIASAESDHLEISSQIHESVGASYSDDNDSEQSWMVRSLSESSVACVTSDFAMQNVLLQMGLRLLAPGGNQIRQLHRWILKCHACYTVTAEIGRIFCPKCGNGGTLRKVAVTVGENGIVLADHRPRITLRGTKFSLPSPQGGRDAITKNLILREDQLPQKFLYPKTKKKVNKEGDDIFSVRDDIFGHHTDKKTPFRPPIRQALAVFSGKRNPNDNHYARPKH; this is encoded by the exons ATGGAGAATCCCTCACCAGCACCTCCATCAACTACTCAATGCTGGAGTAACATAGTAAAGAACCCCCAACCATCACCACCGCCAGCACCATCACAGCAACAGCAAGACCAGTTGTATGTGGAGAGTTGCAAGTCGACACACGGCATATCAGTGGCGGTTATTGATGCAAACGCCGTCATACAGGGCGGGGAGAAGCTCAACAACTTCGCCGACAAGTTCGTCACCGTCCCTGAAGTCCTCGCTGAGATTCGCGATCCTGTTTCTCGCCATCGACTTGCTTTCATTCCTTTCTCAATTGATTGCAGGGAACCCTCCCCTGATTCTCTcaataaag TTATCAAGTTTGCGAGAGCAACTGGAGATTTACAGACCCTATCTGATGTTGATCTTAAACTCATTGCATTGACATATACATTGGAGACACAACTTCACGGGACTAAACATATTAGGGATGCGCCTCCCCCTGTCCATACAGTCAATGTGAAGAGGCTGCCTGAAAAGGACATGCCAGGGTGGGGTTCTAATGTTCCTAATTTGGAAGAATGGGAAGCTTTGGAACAAGAAACTGGAGATGGGATAGATCCAAGCTCGAAAATTCTTCCATTAAAAGACATAAGCTTGAACGTTATGCCTGCTGATGACCAATCTGAAGATGGTTCGATGGGGACTGGAGGGGAAGCAAATTCTGAGAATTTTGAAGATGTTGAACATGGTTCGAGGAAGCCCAGGAGATTTCCACCCAAGAAAAAAGACATAAATCTTGAAGGGAAAAAGATGGTTGCTGGTGGAATTGATGCATCGCAGGGACAATTTGATGATAATGCTGGTGATTGGATGCCTGCTGTTAGTCGAAGTACTCATAGAAGATATCTTAGAAGAAAAGGTAGACGTGAACTTAATGAAGCATTATTAGAGAAAGATAGCCAGCAAGATCTAGAGAAAAGTATGGATGACAGCACTATTGAGGTAGCTAGTGTCCCCGATCAAGTGTTACATCAAAGTTTGATATCCGAGGAGAGTATGATGACAGAGGTGAAGAACTGTGATGGTGATGTTTCcttgattttaaaacaaatgagACTGGAAGAAGGTTCACTGGAGGCTGCCCAAGGTGAGAAAGGAGAGAACAGTACTTCTGTAGAGACAGAGATTAACGATTCTAGGGACATGGAAGCTTCCTTAGATCGCATTGAAAACATTGATGTTGAGACGAGAAGAGTTGATATTGCCAGTGCAGAATCAGATCACTTGGAGATCTCAAGCCAGATTCACGAAAGTGTTGGTGCATCATATTCAGATGATAATGATAGCGAGCAAAGCTGGATGGTCAGATCCTTATCTGAGTCAAGTGTAGCTTGTGTAACTAGTGACTTTGCAATGCAGAATGTACTTCTGCAAATGGGCTTACGACTGCTGGCACCTGGAGGAAATCAAATCCGCCAGCTGCATAG GTGGATACTGAAATGCCATGCCTGCTATACTGTCACAGCTGAAATTGGGAGGATATTTTGTCCTAAGTGTGGAAATGGCGGCACTTTAAGAAAGGTTGCTGTAACAGTTGGTGAGAATGGCATTGTTTTGGCTGATCATAGGCCACGGATTACTCTGCGTGGTACAAAA TTTTCACTGCCTTCACCACAAGGTGGGAGGGATGCCATCACTAAGAATCTCATTCTGCGCGAGGATCAGCTACCACAAAAGTTCCTCTATCCTAAGACGAAGAAGAAAGTGAATAAGGAG GGAGATGACATCTTCTCGGTTCGGGATGACATCTTTGGCCACCATACTGATAAAAAAACTCCTTTCCGGCCTCCCATAAGGCAAGCATTAGCAGTTTTTAGTGGGAAAAGGAATCCAAATGACAATCACTATGCTCGTCCTAAGCACTGA
- the LOC133701600 gene encoding uncharacterized protein LOC133701600: MFRSARWRGEKNKIKTVFKLQFHATQLPQLNVNALVVSVVPGDAGKPTVSLEKGILRQGSCRWDYPVHETVKYIRDVKTGKINERIYHFVVSTGSSKNSLVGEVSIDFADYAEATKASTVSLPFKNSKSNGVLHVSIQRLQENVEQSEVMEGEDANVKSQSRTLNTLLSNSNIDEGIDNHSSEDGPLINGAHTADLNVNDRTSSGSDITMSSSESSSGLNTPRELGLRNNMLQDPISFLSSQTQTSAAHLSKANASAANYGEHRQQQWELSADSDHGTSTDDSTNSSQGNLTRERSQQVSDMDMEKLKAELVMLSRQADVSEMEIQTLRKQIVKESKRGQDLSREILGLKGERDMLKSECEKLKAFQKRMEEARSKNKSQFEGGDPWVLLEEARQELNYEKDLNSNLRLQLQKTQESNAELILAVKDLDEMLEQKSKGTSDLSNKARSYENAISRSETDDDEEQKALEELVKEHKDAKETYLLEQKIMDLCSEIEIYRRDRDELEMQMEQLALDYEILKQENHDMSYKLEQSQLQEQLKMQYECSPLFPNINEQEAQIESLENELKMQSEENSDSLATIKELETHIKSLEEELEKQAQEFEADLEAVTRARVEQEQRAIQAEEALRKTRLKNATAAEKLQEEFRRLSMQMASTFDANEKVAMKALAESSELRMQKVQLEEMLQKANEELQSITDGYESKLHDLSNQLNLKMHQIEQMMMEIEDKSRRLEQLKKLDEERGGALSQQIQGLKTELEMLAIENNNLLKQAEHKESMSLELEQIKTSIKHTEALVQKGDTERDELVGTISLLKKEAEKSLVELNRMRCLKDEKEAAMNVLQSEVGMLKAQCDNLKHSVFEDELEKEKLRKQLVQLKSELKKKEDALNSMEKKIKESSKRAAVSEGTKTNLRNNKSAPVPYGSKEVANLREKIKLLEGQIKLKETALEASESSFAEKERDLQNKIEELVSRLEELNQNSAIFCYNQPQKSSEDDIGVNSIGDIAEDFGNTDENPSSSYGTCKENGNSRLLIKSDHSTASEQEPKASCINNTDHNADKLLSELVTLKERNKTMENELKEMQERYSEISLKFAEVEGERQQLVMTLRNLKNARKS; encoded by the exons ATGTTCAGGTCGGCGAGATGGAGGGGCGAGAAGAACAAGATCAAAACTGTCTTCAAGTTGCAGTTTCATGCAACTCAG CTGCCGCAACTGAATGTGAATGCATTGGTTGTATCTGTGGTTCCTGGAGATGCGGGGAAGCCAACAGTGAGTTTAGAGAAGGGTATACTCAGACAAGGAAGTTGTCGATGGGACTATCCGGTTCACGAAACAGTGAAATACATTCGTGATGTGAAAACAGGGAAGATCAATGAGAGAATATACCATTTTGTGGTCTCCACT GGATCGTCAAAAAATAGTCTGGTAGGGGAGGTTTCAATAGATTTTGCTGATTATGCAGAGGCGACTAAAGCTTCCACAGTTTCTCTTCCTTTCAAGAATTCAAAATCTAATGGGGTATTGCAT GTTTCAATTCAGAGGCTGCAAGAAAATGTCGAGCAAAG TGAGGTGATGGAAGGTGAAGATGCAAATGTAAAATCCCAGAGCAGAACATTGAACACCCTATTAAGCAATAGTAACATAGATGAGGGTATTGATAATCATTCCAGCGAA GATGGACCACTTATTAATGGTGCCCACACTGCTGATTTAAATGTCAATGACAGAACTTCTAGTGGATCTGACATTACAATGTCAAGTTCTGAAAGTAGCTCTGGGCTCAATACCCCACGAGAACTTGGATTGAGAAACAACATGCTACAGGACCCTATTAGCTTTCTATCGTCTCAAACCCAGACTTCAGCAGCTCACCTGTCAAAAGCAAATGCTTCTGCAGCAAACTATGGAGAGCATCGGCAACAGCAATGGGAGTTATCAGCAGATTCTGATCATGGGACAAGTACTGATGACTCGACAAACAGTTCTCAAGGCAACCTTACAAGAGAGAGATCTCAACAGGTGTCAGATATGGATATGGAAAAGCTGAAGGCTGAACTTGTTATGTTGTCAAGACAGGCAGATGTGTCAGAGATGGAAATACAAACTCTGCGAAAACAAATTGTAAAAGAGAGCAAAAGGGGGCAGGATCTGTCTAGAGAAATCTTGGGATTAAAAGGGGAGCGAGACATGCTCAAGTCAGAGTGCGAGAAACTCAAGGCATTTCAGAAACGCATGGAGGAGGcaagaagcaaaaacaaatcgCAGTTTGAAGGTGGCGATCCATGGGTGCTTCTTGAAGAAGCTCGACAAGAACTAAATTATGAGAAGGACCTAAATTCCAACCTCCGGTTGCAGCTGCAGAAAACGCAGGAATCAAATGCTGAGTTGATACTTGCTGTGAAAGACCTTGATGAAATGTTAGAGCAGAAAAGTAAGGGAACATCTGACCTTTCCAACAAAGCAAGATCCTATGAGAATGCTATCTCAAGAAGTGAgactgatgatgatgaagagcAAAAGGCACTGGAAGAACTTGTTAAGGAGCATAAGGATGCTAAAGAAACTTATCTGTTGGAGCAAAAGATTATGGACCTCTGCAGTGAAATAGAAATCTACAGGAGAGATAGAGATGAGCTGGAGATGCAAATGGAGCAGCTTGCACTTGATTATGAGATATTGAAGCAGGAGAACCATGACATGTCATATAAATTAGAACAAAGTCAGCTGCAAGAACAGCTGAAGATGCAGTATGAATGCTCCCCTTTGTTTCCCAACATTAACGAACAAGAAGCTCAGATTGAGAGCTTAGAAAATGAACTGAAGATGCAGTCAGAGGAAAACTCTGATTCTTTGGCCACCATTAAGGAACTAGAAACCCATATCAAGAGCTTGGAGGAAGAATTGGAAAAGCAGGCCCAAGAGTTTGAAGCTGATCTGGAGGCTGTAACACGTGCAAGAGTTGAGCAGGAGCAGAGAGCCATTCAAGCAGAGGAAGCCTTGCGAAAGACAAGATTGAAAAATGCTACTGCAGCTGAGAAGCTGCAGGAAGAATTTAGAAGGCTGTCCATGCAAATGGCATCGACTTTTGACGCAAACGAGAAGGTAGCTATGAAAGCGCTCGCAGAATCTAGTGAACTACGAATGCAGAAAGTTCAACTGGAAGAAATGCTTCAGAAAGCTAATGAGGAGCTCCAATCAATTACGGATGGTTATGAGTCAAAACTGCATGATCTTTCCAACCAACTGAATTTGAAAATGCATCAGATAGAACAGATGATGATGGAAATTGAGGATAAATCCAGACGGCTTGAACAGCTAAAGAAGCTGGATGAAGAACGTGGCGGGGCTTTATCCCAGCAAATCCAAGGCTTAAAAACTGAGCTTGAAATGCTCGCAATAGAAAACAATAACCTTTTGAAGCAAGCAGAACATAAAGAAAGTATGAGTTTAGAGCTGGAACAAATAAAGACATCAATTAAGCACACTGAAGCACTGGTACAAAAGGGAGATACGGAACGGGATGAACTGGTGGGTACAATTTCTTTGTTGAAGAAGGAAGCGGAGAAGTCGCTGGTGGAGTTAAATAGGATGAGATGTCTCAAGGATGAGAAGGAAGCAGCAATGAATGTCTTGCAATCAGAGGTGGGAATGCTTAAAGCTCAGTGTGATAACTTGAAACATTCTGTGTTTGAGGATGAGttggaaaaggaaaaacttAGAAAGCAGTTAGTCCAATTAAAGAGTGAgctgaagaagaaggaagatgcTTTGAACAGCATGGAGAAGAAAATCAAGGAAAGCAGCAAACGGGCAGCAGTTTCTGAAGGAACAAAGACTAATCTGAGAAACAACAAGTCTGCTCCAGTTCCTTATGGCTCTAAAGAGGTGGCAAATCTGagggagaaaataaaattgcttGAG GGACAAATTAAGTTAAAGGAGACTGCTTTAGAAGCCTCTGAAAGCTCGTTTGCAGAGAAGGAAAGGGatcttcaaaacaaaattgaagagTTGGTTAGCAGATTGGAAGAACTCAACCAGAATAGTGCAATTTTCTGCTATAACCAACCTCAAAAG TCATCTGAAGACGACATTGGAGTTAATTCAATTGGTGATATAGCTGAAGATTTTGGAAACACGGATGAAAATCCAAGCAGTTCATATGGGACGTGCAAAGAAAATGGGAATTCGAGATTGTTAATCAAGAG CGATCATTCCACTGCATCAGAGCAAGAACCAAAAGCCTCCTGTATCAATAACACAGACCACAATGCTGATAAGTTGTTGAGTGAACTAGTGACATTGAAGGAGAGAAACAAAACgatggaaaatgaactgaaggAGATGCAAGAGAGATATTCGGAAATAAGTCTCAAGTTTGCAGAGGTAGAAGGAGAAAGACAACAGCTTGTGATGACACTACGGAATCTTAAGAATGCCAGAAagagctaa